Below is a genomic region from Bdellovibrionota bacterium.
CTTTCGTTTGGATCGCGAGGCCTTCCTTTCTCACCACTCGGTGAACTAAAGGCAACTCCTGCCCGTCCGGCTGTACAACAACCACGTCCCCCGGCTTTAATTCATTCGCGGATACGCCGACATCCACCAGTAGGATATCCCCCCGGCACAGCCACGGCGCCATGCTTACACCGACCATTTCCATCGGAACGAGCGGCACGGACATCGATCCTACCCCCAAAAACGAAAATTTCTCTTTTGTACGAAACTCCCTAAGATGTTTGGATCAACTTTTCTCGGAGGCATTCATGAAGAAAGTTTTTTTCACTGGCTTGGC
It encodes:
- a CDS encoding signal peptidase I; the encoded protein is MSVPLVPMEMVGVSMAPWLCRGDILLVDVGVSANELKPGDVVVVQPDGQELPLVHRVVRKEGLAIQTKGDRNADLDPPWFPQHLVGRVTQRHRGGRWKTLSGGKLLLWISLGRFYPGQRIPAWFSRSNVKRRLGF